Proteins found in one Heptranchias perlo isolate sHepPer1 chromosome 23, sHepPer1.hap1, whole genome shotgun sequence genomic segment:
- the arl16 gene encoding ADP-ribosylation factor-like protein 16 isoform X2 has protein sequence MCLLLGATGVGKTLLLKRLYKISLKESLDELGEPPPTLPTVGTNLTDIAVNKRKITIRELGGCMGPIWPSYYGECEAVIFMIDAANPTQISSSCIQLLSVLAAEQLQQTSVLILFNKVDLPCHMSLVEMKSLFRMDDIIACAKQRLSVLEVSSRDGRGLEDVLKWLRSHCKGKQLPRSSSETQ, from the exons atgtgtctgctgctggGAGCAACTGGTGTGGGCAAAACTTTGCTGCTCAAGAGATTGtaca AGATAAGTTTGAAAGAAAGCCTTGATGAACTAGGAGAGCCCCCGCCTACACTCCCAACG GTAGGAACTAATTTAACTGATATCGCTGTTAATAAAAGGAAGATTACCATTCGAGAGCTAGGAGGCTGCATGGGGCCTATCTGGCCAAGTTACTATGGAGAATGTGAGGCCGTGATC TTTATGATTGACGCTGCCAATCCCACTCAGATTTCCTCATCCTGTATTCAGCTTCTCTCCGTTCTTGCAGCTGAACAACTGCAGCAAACTTCAGTCCTAATTCTCTTCAACAAAGT tgacctgccctgccacatgtCCCTTGTGGAAATGAAAAGCCTGTTCAGGATGGATGACATCATTGCCTGTGCCAAGCAGCGCCTCAGCGTGCTGGAGGTTAGTTCACGGGATGGCAGAGGGCTGGAGGACGTCCTGAAGTGGCTTCGCTCACATTGTAAGGGGAAACAACTGCCTCGAAGCAGCTCAGAGACACAataa
- the arl16 gene encoding ADP-ribosylation factor-like protein 16 isoform X3: MCLLLGATGVGKTLLLKRLYKISLKESLDELGEPPPTLPTVYSDWLNVFSSRLASKLYILLMFMIDAANPTQISSSCIQLLSVLAAEQLQQTSVLILFNKVDLPCHMSLVEMKSLFRMDDIIACAKQRLSVLEVSSRDGRGLEDVLKWLRSHCKGKQLPRSSSETQ; encoded by the exons atgtgtctgctgctggGAGCAACTGGTGTGGGCAAAACTTTGCTGCTCAAGAGATTGtaca AGATAAGTTTGAAAGAAAGCCTTGATGAACTAGGAGAGCCCCCGCCTACACTCCCAACGGTATACTCAGACTGGCTGAATGTGTTCAGTAGCAGACTTGCATCAAAGCTTTACATATTACTAATG TTTATGATTGACGCTGCCAATCCCACTCAGATTTCCTCATCCTGTATTCAGCTTCTCTCCGTTCTTGCAGCTGAACAACTGCAGCAAACTTCAGTCCTAATTCTCTTCAACAAAGT tgacctgccctgccacatgtCCCTTGTGGAAATGAAAAGCCTGTTCAGGATGGATGACATCATTGCCTGTGCCAAGCAGCGCCTCAGCGTGCTGGAGGTTAGTTCACGGGATGGCAGAGGGCTGGAGGACGTCCTGAAGTGGCTTCGCTCACATTGTAAGGGGAAACAACTGCCTCGAAGCAGCTCAGAGACACAataa
- the arl16 gene encoding ADP-ribosylation factor-like protein 16 isoform X1 → MCLLLGATGVGKTLLLKRLYKISLKESLDELGEPPPTLPTVYSDWLNVFSSRLASKLYILLMVGTNLTDIAVNKRKITIRELGGCMGPIWPSYYGECEAVIFMIDAANPTQISSSCIQLLSVLAAEQLQQTSVLILFNKVDLPCHMSLVEMKSLFRMDDIIACAKQRLSVLEVSSRDGRGLEDVLKWLRSHCKGKQLPRSSSETQ, encoded by the exons atgtgtctgctgctggGAGCAACTGGTGTGGGCAAAACTTTGCTGCTCAAGAGATTGtaca AGATAAGTTTGAAAGAAAGCCTTGATGAACTAGGAGAGCCCCCGCCTACACTCCCAACGGTATACTCAGACTGGCTGAATGTGTTCAGTAGCAGACTTGCATCAAAGCTTTACATATTACTAATG GTAGGAACTAATTTAACTGATATCGCTGTTAATAAAAGGAAGATTACCATTCGAGAGCTAGGAGGCTGCATGGGGCCTATCTGGCCAAGTTACTATGGAGAATGTGAGGCCGTGATC TTTATGATTGACGCTGCCAATCCCACTCAGATTTCCTCATCCTGTATTCAGCTTCTCTCCGTTCTTGCAGCTGAACAACTGCAGCAAACTTCAGTCCTAATTCTCTTCAACAAAGT tgacctgccctgccacatgtCCCTTGTGGAAATGAAAAGCCTGTTCAGGATGGATGACATCATTGCCTGTGCCAAGCAGCGCCTCAGCGTGCTGGAGGTTAGTTCACGGGATGGCAGAGGGCTGGAGGACGTCCTGAAGTGGCTTCGCTCACATTGTAAGGGGAAACAACTGCCTCGAAGCAGCTCAGAGACACAataa
- the arl16 gene encoding ADP-ribosylation factor-like protein 16 isoform X4: protein MGPIWPSYYGECEAVIFMIDAANPTQISSSCIQLLSVLAAEQLQQTSVLILFNKVDLPCHMSLVEMKSLFRMDDIIACAKQRLSVLEVSSRDGRGLEDVLKWLRSHCKGKQLPRSSSETQ, encoded by the exons ATGGGGCCTATCTGGCCAAGTTACTATGGAGAATGTGAGGCCGTGATC TTTATGATTGACGCTGCCAATCCCACTCAGATTTCCTCATCCTGTATTCAGCTTCTCTCCGTTCTTGCAGCTGAACAACTGCAGCAAACTTCAGTCCTAATTCTCTTCAACAAAGT tgacctgccctgccacatgtCCCTTGTGGAAATGAAAAGCCTGTTCAGGATGGATGACATCATTGCCTGTGCCAAGCAGCGCCTCAGCGTGCTGGAGGTTAGTTCACGGGATGGCAGAGGGCTGGAGGACGTCCTGAAGTGGCTTCGCTCACATTGTAAGGGGAAACAACTGCCTCGAAGCAGCTCAGAGACACAataa